The sequence GAAGGCTATGAACCCTTTGTGACGATCAATGTTGATATCCTCACCGACCTGGACCTCAGCCACCTGTTTGAATTCCACGAACGAAAGGAGGCCCTCATCAGTTTTGGCATTACCAACAGGAAAACTTCGCGTAATTTTTTATTTGATGGCGATAACCGGCTTTGTGGCTGGGCCAATTCCCAGACCGGGGAACAACGGATTTCGATCGATAAGCCTGGATTGCGACCCATGGCTTATAGCTGTGTGGCGATCTTTGAGCCGGCGGTTTTTCCGTTGATGAGGCCCACCTTCGCCTCGCCCGCCTTCGCTAAAGCTACGGCGGGCGGGGCCCGCAAATTCTCAATCGTGGATACCTACCTCAGCCTGGCTCCTGCACACCGGATCATGGGATTTGACCATTCCGGCGACCGGTTGGTAGATGTAGGCAAGCCTGAATCGGTGGCTGTTGCTGAGGCGTTATTCGATTAGATCATTGAATGGATCAGGCATGGAAGTCCTGATAGCCGTTTTGGGTTGAAATTTGACCGGTTTCAATCCTGGCGGTTAGTAAGATGCGGCTGATATTAAAATCTGCTTCAAAAATTGCCTGAAGGGAAGCATTACTTTCAAAATTCACATATGCGGAATTGGGAGATTACATAAACATGTACATAAAAGTGTAATTATGCACACTTTTATGTACATGTTTATGTGTCAGACCTTCACATACCAACCTTTCTTATCCATCCACCAGGCGGCGGCCCAGAAGCAAAGGATGAAAATAATGGCATACAAAAGCGAGCTGTTTTCGGGCTTGCTGCTGATGGGTTTGCAGATATTTTCATAGAACCAGCCCAGGGGTCCCAGCCATTTCGGCTGCCCCTGTTCGTTGACTCCATTTGGGATCCTGATGAGGGCCAGGCTTTTGGGCACCAGGGCGCTTAGCACAAAGATGAAAAGCGGGTTCTTGCCAAAGACATCGAAAAACCTGCTCCAGGCGCCTTTCCAGCCGCGGAATTCAATGAGCTGGATCATGGTGGCCAGGATGATCGTAGCCAATCCCACTGTATATAACACATAAGAGCTGGTCCAGATCTTTTTATTGATCGGGAACACCAGTCCCCAGGCCATTCCGGCGATCCACAAGACTACCCCGGCGACAAAAAGGTTGGCGACCATATCGGCATTCCTGCCTTTTTGCTGGATATACTCCCCCACCAAAAAACCAAAGATCACCTGGGCTATGGCCGGGATGGTACTCACCAGGCCTTCCGGATCAAAAGGCACGCCTTCGCCTTTATACAGGTGGTCGGGCCCCAGCAGTGCCCGGTCAACATGGGTGCCCCAGAAGCCTTCCAGGCTAAAGGGATCGATGGATCCATCCGGTGCGGGGTGGCCGGAAAAAGCCGTGACCACCCAATAGCCGAGCAGCAAAACCGTGGCCGTATAAAAAGCGCCCTTTGTCCTGAAAAAATAAATGATGAGGGCGGCGAAAGTATAAGCCAGTGCGATCCTTTGCAAAACGCCCAGGATGCGCAGGGTGGAAAAGGGTTTGGCCACCAGCATATTGTTATCCCATTTGATAAAGGGAAACCAGTTGAGTAATAACCCGATGAGGAAGATCAGCAATCCGCGTTTAAGGATCTTCGTTAGTGCGGCTGAGCGATCCATCTGCTGCATTTTGGGCATCACAAAAGCCATGGCATTACCCACCGCAAAAAGGAAGAAAGGAAAGACAAGGTCGGTAGGTGTGCAGCCTTCCCAGGGCGCATGTTTCAGCGGACCGTAAATATGTCCCCAGTCACCCGGATTATTCACCAGTATCATCAGGCAAACGGTAGCACCGCGGAAAACATCGAGGGCGTAGAAGCGTTGGTTGGTAAGTTTGGGGTTCAATGCAGCATGAATAAGGATTTAAAATACATAATAAGTAGCTGATGGTAAAGCAGGTTAAAAAATTTACTTGCAAATCCTTCTATTAAGTTTTACTTTTATATTGACCAGTTGGTTCACACAATTATGCAGACGCTTACAGTACAAATAATCGATAATAGCGGATTAAAAATGCTTCAATCAATGGAGCAAAAGCATTTTATACGTATTGTAGAGACATCTTTGCATGAAAGCCCTGCATTACCTGGAGAAGCAATGACAATAAAGTCATTTAAATCATGGATTAATGATGCAGAAAATGCACCCACTGTTCTGTTAAAAGTAGCTAAAGCCAAATGGGCCAGCAAAAGAAAGCAGCTGCAAAAAATTACCAGGTAAGGATTTCAAATAATGCCTTAAAGAATATTGATGAGATAACCGGTTATATAGCCTTCATCAATAATCAGCCAATCAACGCAATAAAAATAGGGGACAAAATCTTTAATTCAATTGATCGGATTTCTGCAAATCCACTGGCATTTAAGGAATGCGAGCTATTACGCACAAAATCTAAAATGTATCGTCGGGCTGCATGCCTTTCATGGTCAATAATATATCGTGTAAAACCTGGTGAAGTATTAATTCTTGGTATTATTCATCAATCCCGCCGACCTGTAAATCTATTACCATTAAAGAAATTGAAATAGTGAATTATATATCACATCCTTCAGCGATAATTGATCCCGGTGCGCAAATCGGCGATGGTACCCGTATCTGGCATTTTTGCCATCTCATGCCCGGGGCCATCGTTGGCGAACGTTGTACTATCGGCCAGAATGTTTTTATCGATAATAATGTGATGGTGGGTAATGGCTGCAAGATCCAGAACAATGTTTCCCTCTACAATGGGGTTGTGCTGGAAGATGATGTTTTCATCGGGCCATCGGTCGTGTTTACCAATGTGATCAATCCCCGCGCATTCATTGAGCGGAAATCCGAGTTCAGGGCAACCATCGTTGCCAGGGGTGCCAGCATCGGCGCCAATGTTACGATCGTATGTGGTGTGCGGATCGGTGAATACGCGCTCATCGGCGCGGGCGCGGTGATCACCAAAGATGTTCCCGACTATGCCCTGGTGGTGGGCAATCCGGGCCGGATCATCGGCCAGGTGGATAAGGAAGGCAACCGCGTGAGGCCATTATAGCCCTCATGAGGCCATTAATTACAATTGTGATTCCATTATTCCGGCTAAATGAGTCCATTACAGACCGGCTTCAGGGTTCAATGGCAGCAGGGTGTATTTTATGCCGGCGCCCCATCCGTTGACCGAAATGATGCCCCGGCGGACCATGTCCTGCAAATCGCGGGTGGCCGTTGCCTTAGACACTTTATTGATTTCCTGGTAAGCAGGATTGCTCAGCTCTTGTCCCAGGGCCAGGTATTTGAGTCCCGCAGCCTGGCGCTCCGTCAGGTCAAAAGCCGACCGGTAACGGTCCACTGTTGCCTCCGCCTCGGACAACAGCACCGGGCGACTATTTTCCAGCATATACTGTTGAATACTAGCATGGTAGACACTTTGCTTAGCGGTCTTTTTCCGGGATTTCAATTGTTTTTTCAGCTCTTCCGACCGCACCGGGTCTGCCAGGACAGCCTTCGCATGGGCGACTGCTTTACTGAATGTGCCATTGCTTTCCCGCTGCAAAAGGGATAACCGCACATTGCTTCGATCGGGGTATTTGGTCAGTAAAGTTTCATCCTTATAATCTTTAAAGACGAACTCCTTGCCAACTTTACCACTGTAGTTCCGGGTAAGCATATTGTTGTTGTTTTTGGCCATATCCTGTCTTTTTATTAAATATAAGAAATCTTGTATAAATAATCATTCCGTTATTTTGCCGTTATTTTTCCGTTTTCTTGCCGTTATTCTCTATATCATCTCAGCAGCATCTCAGTACTATCTCATAGCTTTCCCTGATCCCGGCCTCCTGTCCGGGGGGTAATTTCGAGTCAACAAATAATAAAATCCTTAAACAGTTCCTGCGCGCACTGCAGTAGCTTTTCATCTTCAACCCGTTTGTCTTATGCATAAGATTTTTTATAGTGCCCTGGTGGCTATTTGCTGTTGCCATACTGCCAGCAGCCAGTCGCCCGGGAAGGATTGGTTACTCAGCAAGGTTCCGGCAAAAGCCAGCATCACCCTCGCCGCCAATGGCAAAGACCTGGTGCTGGATAACGGGCTCCTGCGCCGGAGTTTCCGGTTGGCCCCCGCAGTGGCCTGCACGGATTTCCAGAACCTCAGCAACGGGCAGCAGCTCCTCCGGGCCATTTCGCCGGAAGCCAGGCTGACCATTAACGGCAAGGCCTATGCGGTGGGCGGGTTAAGCGGACAAAAAGAAAAAGCCTACCTGGTGAAATCGGAGATAGGTAGTTATGCATCCGGGGAGCCGGGGTTTGCATTTAAGCAATATGAAGTGGCCGCCTTACAGCAATTTATTCCCTGGAGACCCACAGGCTGGCGGCCCGCCGCAGCTAAAGCCGCCACCGGCAAACAACTGGTGCTTCATTTTACCGGCAATATCCCGGCATTGGAAGGACTGGAGGTGGACGTGCATTATAATCTTTATGATGGTATTCCGCTGGTCGAAAAATGGCTAACGCTCACCAACAGGGGCAGGAACGAACTGAAGCTGGACCGCGTCACCAATGAAATACTGGCCATGGTGGAAGAAGAGTCGGCGGTGGTGGGGAGTCCCGACCAGATGGCCAAACCGATGGGCATTTATGTGGAGACGAACTATGCTTTCAACAATGCCATGCGGTACAGCATCAGCGACCAGACCACGCACTGGAAAACCGACAGCAGTTATACCTCGCAGGTAAATTATTATTACCAGACCCCCTGTGTGCTGGAAGTGTACCCGGATAAAGCGCCGGGCATTGTGTTGAAGCCAGGGGAGAATTTTATGTCGGTACGGAGCTATGAGTTGCTGCAGGACAGCTATGACCGCGAACGCCGGGGACTGGCGATCAGGAAAATGTACCGCACCATCGCGCCCTGGGTGCAGGAGAATCCCATTTTCATGCACCTGGTGAGCCAGGATGACGCCGAAGTGACCACAGCCATCGACCAGTGTGCGGCAACCGGTTATGAGGCGCTGATCCTGAGTTTTGGCAGCCATCTCGATATGGAGGACAGTTCTGCGGCCAATATTGCGCGCTGGAAAAAGCTGGCCGATTATGCCCGGTCGAAAAATATCCGGATCGGTGGCTATTCCCTGTTCAGCTCCCGGCGGATCAGCGAGGAAGATGATGTGATCAGTCCGGTTACCGGCAAGACCGGCAGCGCTTTCTTTGGCAATGCGCCCTGCTTCGGCAGTAAGTGGGGATTGGCCTACCGCGATAAGATCAAGCATTTTTTCGCCAAAACCGGGTTTTCGATTTATGAGAACGATGGCCCCTACCCGGGGGATGTCTGTGCATCCACCACGCATCCCGGGCATACCGGCCTGGATGATTCCCAGTGGCGGCAGATGGAGGTCCAGAAAGACCTGTACCATTGGCTGAATGCGCGGGGCGTGTATATCAATGCGCCGGACTGGTATTTCCTGGACGGGACGCACAAGATCGCGATCGGGTACCGGGAAGTGAATTTTTCCCTGCCGCGGGAGAACCAGAAAATCCTGAACCGGCAGAATATTTACGATGGCACCTGGGAGAAGATCCCTTCGATGGGTTGGGGGTTTGTGCCCCTCACCCGGTACCAGGGCGGCGGGCCGGAGGCGGTGCTGGAGCCATTGTCTGAGCATATCGCTGATTATGAGCAGTTAATGATGCAGTATTATGGGGCGGGCGTGCAGGCCTGTTACCGCGGGCCGCGTCTCTACGATACCGAATCCACCAGGCAGGTTGTCAGCAATACGGTGAACTGGTACAAAAAGTACCGGGAGATCCTGAACAGTGATATCATCCATTTACGGCGGGCCGATGGCCGGGACTGGGATGGGATACTGCATGTGAATCCGGCGTTGAAGGAGAAAGGGCTGGTGATGATCTATAATCCGCTGAAAGAAGCGATCACGCGGCGGGTGAAGCTGCCCTTGTATTATACCGGCCGGCAGTCGGAGGTGATGATCCGGGAGAAGGAGGGGAAGGCCCGTAAATATTTGTTAAACAGGGAATATGAGGCTGAGCTGGAGGTGAGGCTGGAAGCAGGAGGGTATTCCTGGTGGGTGGTAGAATGATTGCTGTTAAGTTATCACTTCCCATACTGGAATTCTTAAATTCTGTAAAGCAAAAATCCTTTTTGATTTTTCCAAACATATATGGTTGTTTTGCAACATTTTAAATAATCCATTAATGTTTTTCAGCTGGTTAAATTAAAATACAGACTAAACCTAAATGCTTTTCAATTCAATAAGTTTTGCAATTTTTCTACCAATTGTATTCGCCATCTATTGGTTTTTAGGAAATAAAGGCTTGCGATCCCAGAATATATTCCTGCTTGCTGCAAGCTATTATTTTTACTCTTGCTGGGATTGGAGGTTTCTCTTCTTATTGATTTTTTCAACTTTGTTGGACTATTTCACAGGTTTGAAAATGGAGCAGGCACAAAATGAAAAACTAAAAAGGTTTTGGTTCTGGCTTAGTATATCAGTTAATCTTGGCTTTCTTGGCATATTCAAATATTATAACTTTTTTATTACTTCTTTCACTGAAGCATTATCAAATCTTGGCTTACATGTCAGCCCATGGACATTAAAAGTAATTTTGCCAGTGGGAATTTCATTTTACACGTTCCATGGTTTATCCTATGTCATAGATATTTATAAGAATAAAATTAAAGCAGAACGTAATTTTATCGATTATGCTCTTTTTGTAAGTTTTTTTCCGCTTTTAGTAGCCGGGCCGATAGAAAGAGCGACACATTTATTGCCACAAATTCAACAAAAAAGAACTTTCAATTATAAACAGGCGGTAGATGGCTTAAGGCAAATATTGTGGGGACTATTTAAAAAAATAGTAATTGCAGATCAGTGTGCGGAGTATGCAAATTTAATCTTCAATAACTCGGCAGATTATTCAGGAAGCACACTCGTATTGGGTGCAATATTCTTTGCCTTTCAAATTTATGGTGATTTCTCAGGCTATTCTGATATTGCTTTAGGTACAGCAAGATTGTTTGGAATAGAGCTCCTTAGAAACTTTGCATTTCCATACTTTTCAAGAGACATTGCAGAGTTTTGGAGAAGATGGCATATTTCCCTTTCTACCTGGTTCAGAGACTATCTCTATATACCACTTGGCGGCAGTAAGGGTGGGGTATTGATGAAGGTTCGAAATACTTTTATTATTTTTTTGGTCAGTGGCTTTTGGCATGGTGCAAACTGGACGTTCATTGTTTGGGGGCTTTTAAATGCTTTGTATATTATGCCTTCCATAATTTTCAATACCAATAGAAATAATTTGGATGTTATTGCCCAGGGAAAAATATTTCCAAGTATTAAGGAGTTGCTTTTAATGATGTTTACGTTTAGTTTGACTGTGCTTGCATGGATTTTCTTCAGGGCGGAAAATTTAAGTCATGCCTTACGCTACGTTAAAGATATTTTTACAAAATCATTATTTAAGATTCCATATTTTGAGGGAATCGGACTAATTGTTCCTTTCTTATTGTTTTTAATATTATTCATAATTATTGAATGGTCTCAAAGAAACCATCAATATGCGCTTCAATATTTGGGCTTTAGATGGCCTGTCGCATTACGATGGTTTTTTTATTTTTGTTTAATCCTATCTACATACTATTTTTCCTCAATAGGGTCCAACCAGCAATTTATTTATTTCCAATTTTAAATAATGAGACTATTTATTAAAAGAATGGTTGTGTTTGCCCTGGTCACAATTGGCCTGGTGTTTTTTTTTCAAATACTTATTTCTGCAAGAATTAAGGGGAAGACAGTAAGGGGGCACGATAATCTAGAACAAACTTCAAATGTACATGCTGATTTAGTACTTATGGGAAGTTCAAGATGTTGGTCCCATCTTGACCCTGTATTTTTTGATTCAACCTTCAAATTGCGAAGTATAAATATTGGTGTTGATGGCCATTCTGAAATCTCAATGGCGATTATTAGATTAAAGGATTATCTATCTAGAAATGTTCCACCAAAATTTGCTATCTGTACATTTGATCCTTTTGTTAGTTCCGGAAAGCAAAAAAATAATACTAATTACGTACACAAAAACGATTTTGCCAGATATGCGTTTTTCCCTAAAGAAAAAGACTTATTAATCGTAGACTATTTTGGATTTAATTTCTTTGAAAAATATGTGCCCCTGTATGCTATCTTCAAATATAAACTTCTGGCAAATTGTATTTTTTTAAATAATCGGAGTAATTATGTTGATTTTGGATATGAAAGGCATGATCTGAATTGGGATACTATTGCAACACCAGTTAGTGATAAAATGAAAGGTTTTTATTTTAAAGAATCAGATATACCTGCAATTCAAAAATCAGCTGATAGTCTGGTGCAATTGTGTAAATCCAATAATATCAAATTAATGTTTATCCAAACACCAGTTTACAAAGTTTGTTATGATGATTCTGCTTTTTCAATGACTAGTAAAATTTGTTCTGGCATGAATATTCCATTTATTGATGTTAATGATGAATACATCAGAAATAACATCAAATTCTTTTATAATTCAAATCATTTGAATACAACTGGTGTCAATGCAATGAATTCATTACTCTCGAAAGACTCATTGTTAAGGTCATTTTTACAATAAAAGGGATTTTTATTCCTCAATGGGGTCCTGTTTTAGCTATAAGAGAACATTTAGCATAATTGTGGCTGCTAAAATTGGGTTCTGCAACAAAATAGGCGGACATTTGGGGAATATATAATGGAATGATTCTATGAAAACTGCCTGGCTATTATTTTTTATTCCCCTTTTTTCTTTTGGACAAAATGCAGACTGGCGTGAATTACAGGGCAAAATTGATTCAGCCATCAAAATACATGGAAAAGTTGAGATCAGGCGCAATTATAAAATAGACAAGCCACTGGTGGCTGCTGCCTGGGACGGTAAAGAGTATACCTATTTTTCTATTCAGATCATAGGGGAAGCAACCATGTGGGATGTTAATGCGCGCAGTAAAATCTCCACGACTTTTAAAGACGCACCGGCTTTAGTTATTCAAAAAGGGAAGGATGTAATTATACATGGGGTTAATTTCCAGGGACAATACCAGGCACCTGCATTGAATACGGAACAACTGTATAGTACTGAGCTGGAAAACTATGGTGATACCACTTGTCGCGACTCCCGGTACAGTCCATTCTGTGCCATTGCCATTGATCCATTCAGTGGCGGGTTACCGCCGGATAAAGGATATCCCTCCTTGAAAAGCTGGTATCGTGGTCCAGCTAAAATTTCTGGTTCTACAGACATCCGGATAGAAGATTGCACGTTCAACGGTTTCACGGTTGGTGCAATTTTATCATTAGCCGGTGAGGTATCAGACGATGGGCATATGACGTTTGAAAATATACGGATCGGGACCTGTAAGATCGGGATAGCCGGTACAGGAGGCAATGAAAAGTTGAATAAGGTGATCAATATTGGTTCCTGGGGTACAACACATACCCTACTTGATTTTACCTTATATGGTAAGCAGGAGCCAGGAAACTGGCTGGTTGATGGCGTGAATATTGCTGGAAACGTAGTGCAATTGGTTTGCCGGAATAGCAGGGACAAGCAACCCTTGCATATGAAAAATGTTTTTGCAGAATCATTAGGCAGGATTGGCGTCTGGAGTACCCTGCTGGCTGATAAATTAGAAAATGCCTCTATTAATTTCCGTTACATAAACCAGACAAAAGGATTTCCTGATTTTGCATTACTGGGTGATGGTGTGACCATCAGTCAATCCACTTTACGGTATTATGGGCAGAAATTACCCATTGTATTTGTTGGACAGCAGGCACATGTAAATACAACCTATGATGGCAATAAGCCTGTTTTTTGGAATAACAGCGATAGAAAAAAATCGCGGAACCCGGGAATGTCTACTGTACAAATTTCAAGTAAACAGGCGATAGTTAAAGAAGAAGCCGCCATTGGTGATGCCGTGGTTTTTTTGGATGAGAACAATAAATACGTTGGATATGGTCTGGTTGAGAAACTGCTGGATGGCAATTGTTTAGTTGGGCAAATAAGCGGATCAGTGAAGCCGGGAAGAAACTACTATGCAACTGTATATAAAAAATGATCGATTGGAATGCAAAAGAAAAAGTATAAAAATATAATTGGTGTAGTTTTTTCCCTGGTAATTTTTTGTTGCCCGTTGGTTTCCCTGGGCCAGAATATGGACTGGAAAGAATTGCAAGGAAAGATAGATTCAGCCATAGCCGTAAGCGGCATCGTTCAGCTTAAGCGCAATTACAGAATTGATCAGCCATTAGTGGCTGCCAGGTGGACTGGCAAAGACTATGGTTATTTCACCATTCAGATAATTGGTAAGGGAACCATCACCGCCCTGTTCAATGATGCACCAGCCTTATCCATCCACAAGGGGAAAGGCGTTATAGTAAAAGGGATCTCCTTTGAAGGACAATACAAGTCCCCCGTTTTGTCTGCACAGGATTTCTATAATTCTAATCTGGGCAACTATAGTAATTCCGGCTGCAGGGACAGCAGGTACTCCCCATATGCGGCAATCGCCATTGACCCATTTATGTATCAACTACCACCTGATGGCGGCTATCCCACCCTGAAGCAATATTACAGGGGCGCAAAATCTGTCAGTGGATCAACCGGCATCAGGGTAGAAGATTGCAGCATTAGTGGTTTTACCATCGGGGCAATTACTTCCCCCAACGGGTACACATTAAATGCTGAAATTATCAGTTTTGTGGATATGAAGCTCAGTGACTGCAGGATAGGCATAGCCGGTAATCAACCCCAGGAGAAAATGAACAGGGTCATTAACCTGAAAGCTGTTGGAACTATTCATACATTATTTGCATTTGGACGATATGGAAAGGGACATCCGGGGAACTGGGTCATCGATGGGGTTAAAATCACCGGCAGGATGGTGAATTTGATATTCAGGCATACTGGTAAATTTTTCCCGATGTATATGAACAATATCCAGGCAGAATCATTGGGAAGCATAGGGGAATGGCAGACAGGTCTATCTGATGCCTTATCGAATTCAACCATACGCCTTGTTGGCTGGAAGGAAGTGGGTAATCTTCCTGACTATGTATTAACCAATGGGGGTGTGGCCATGAACAATACGACCATACAATACATTGATTCCAAACAACCCCTGATCTTCGCTGGAAAGAGCCTGGACCAGGCCCAATACAGTAATATGGATTACAAAGGGAATAAACCGGTGTATTGGACCAATTTTAAACAAAATCCCCTTAAATCTAAGGTTAATTTAAAAAAAGGATTACCTATCAGTAAGGAAACCATCAAATTGCCCGGGAAGGCTGCTGTTGGTGATATCGTAATATTTTACGAAGGAAATTTTTTCTACCAGGGTTGTGGTATGGTTATTTCAGCAGAACCGGGAGCCTACCTGGTTGGAAAGCTATCACCAGGCGTTTACAATGGTAAATCAAATTGGGCAGGGATATTGCTATAGGGGGTATATAAAACATTTGATAAACAATCAGTTCTAATCAATATGCACCAGGTAGGTAGGGTTTTATGGGTCAGGAAATATGTCAATTTACCCTATCTTTGCCCACGCTGTAAAGACAATTTGTCTAACGAAAATAAAATAGAGATTGATTTAGCTTATGCATTCGATAATACTAAGTTGATCAGTAAATAAAAGAAAAGGCAAGGAAACCACAGGATTTTCCCTGCCTTTGTTGTATTTGGGGTATTTAAGTGTAAGTTGTTGTAAGTCAACTTAATAGTTTAGGTTAAGGATATGATTAGGGGCAATGCTGACCTTGGTCCGTGTGACTGAGGAGGCGAAGCTATGCAGGAAAACAAGCGGGAAAAGAAAAAGCAAACTAATCATGGCGGACGAGCAACAAAATAAGCACTGGTATGCTTTGTATACAAAGCCCCGGTGGGAGAAGAAAGTATATGACCTGATTCAGCGCAGGGGAGTGGAAGGGTATTGTCCCATGAACAAAGTGCGCAAGAAGTGGACAGACAGGTTCAAGGTCATTGAAGAGCCATTGTTCAAGAGTTATTTGTTTGTTCGGGTGGATGAGCAGGAGAAAGGAGTGGTAAGGTATGTGGACGGCGTTGTGAATTATGTGTACTGGTTGGGCAAGCCGGCAATAATCCGGGAGGATGATATTGAAAGGATCAAACGTTTTTTGAATGAATACAGTGATGTGAAAGTAGAACAGATCGGCCAGCCGCAGCCTGGCGATAAGGTGCTGATCACCGGCGGGGTCTTCATGGAGCAGGAGGGTACGGTTTTGGCAACTGATAAAAAACGGGTTGAAATATTGATAGAAAGCCTTGGTTGCAAGCTTGTTGCGCAGGTAGATAAAGATAAAGTAACAGTCAGGAAGGGCTAGTGGCTTTTTTGTACCTTACGAATAAAATATACATTGTCATTTTCCAATAACCAGATATGCTGAAAAAGCTTTTTCAAGGTGCAGCAATAGCCACTGCACTTTTTTTGTTAGGGTCATGTGGGGCGAGTAAGAAAAACCACCAGGAAAGGTTACTGCTGCAGGGCATTGATAC comes from Flavihumibacter fluvii and encodes:
- a CDS encoding acyltransferase family protein, which produces MNPKLTNQRFYALDVFRGATVCLMILVNNPGDWGHIYGPLKHAPWEGCTPTDLVFPFFLFAVGNAMAFVMPKMQQMDRSAALTKILKRGLLIFLIGLLLNWFPFIKWDNNMLVAKPFSTLRILGVLQRIALAYTFAALIIYFFRTKGAFYTATVLLLGYWVVTAFSGHPAPDGSIDPFSLEGFWGTHVDRALLGPDHLYKGEGVPFDPEGLVSTIPAIAQVIFGFLVGEYIQQKGRNADMVANLFVAGVVLWIAGMAWGLVFPINKKIWTSSYVLYTVGLATIILATMIQLIEFRGWKGAWSRFFDVFGKNPLFIFVLSALVPKSLALIRIPNGVNEQGQPKWLGPLGWFYENICKPISSKPENSSLLYAIIFILCFWAAAWWMDKKGWYVKV
- a CDS encoding alpha-galactosidase; its protein translation is MHKIFYSALVAICCCHTASSQSPGKDWLLSKVPAKASITLAANGKDLVLDNGLLRRSFRLAPAVACTDFQNLSNGQQLLRAISPEARLTINGKAYAVGGLSGQKEKAYLVKSEIGSYASGEPGFAFKQYEVAALQQFIPWRPTGWRPAAAKAATGKQLVLHFTGNIPALEGLEVDVHYNLYDGIPLVEKWLTLTNRGRNELKLDRVTNEILAMVEEESAVVGSPDQMAKPMGIYVETNYAFNNAMRYSISDQTTHWKTDSSYTSQVNYYYQTPCVLEVYPDKAPGIVLKPGENFMSVRSYELLQDSYDRERRGLAIRKMYRTIAPWVQENPIFMHLVSQDDAEVTTAIDQCAATGYEALILSFGSHLDMEDSSAANIARWKKLADYARSKNIRIGGYSLFSSRRISEEDDVISPVTGKTGSAFFGNAPCFGSKWGLAYRDKIKHFFAKTGFSIYENDGPYPGDVCASTTHPGHTGLDDSQWRQMEVQKDLYHWLNARGVYINAPDWYFLDGTHKIAIGYREVNFSLPRENQKILNRQNIYDGTWEKIPSMGWGFVPLTRYQGGGPEAVLEPLSEHIADYEQLMMQYYGAGVQACYRGPRLYDTESTRQVVSNTVNWYKKYREILNSDIIHLRRADGRDWDGILHVNPALKEKGLVMIYNPLKEAITRRVKLPLYYTGRQSEVMIREKEGKARKYLLNREYEAELEVRLEAGGYSWWVVE
- a CDS encoding nucleotidyltransferase family protein, whose product is MKAMIFAAGLGTRFKPWTDLHPKALALVNGKSLLQRNIEYLQRFGINEVVVNVHHFADQIYAAVAENDGWGSTVQFSDETGEVLETGGGLLKARLLLEGYEPFVTINVDILTDLDLSHLFEFHERKEALISFGITNRKTSRNFLFDGDNRLCGWANSQTGEQRISIDKPGLRPMAYSCVAIFEPAVFPLMRPTFASPAFAKATAGGARKFSIVDTYLSLAPAHRIMGFDHSGDRLVDVGKPESVAVAEALFD
- a CDS encoding UpxY family transcription antiterminator — encoded protein: MADEQQNKHWYALYTKPRWEKKVYDLIQRRGVEGYCPMNKVRKKWTDRFKVIEEPLFKSYLFVRVDEQEKGVVRYVDGVVNYVYWLGKPAIIREDDIERIKRFLNEYSDVKVEQIGQPQPGDKVLITGGVFMEQEGTVLATDKKRVEILIESLGCKLVAQVDKDKVTVRKG
- a CDS encoding acyltransferase; the protein is MNYISHPSAIIDPGAQIGDGTRIWHFCHLMPGAIVGERCTIGQNVFIDNNVMVGNGCKIQNNVSLYNGVVLEDDVFIGPSVVFTNVINPRAFIERKSEFRATIVARGASIGANVTIVCGVRIGEYALIGAGAVITKDVPDYALVVGNPGRIIGQVDKEGNRVRPL
- a CDS encoding type II toxin-antitoxin system RelE/ParE family toxin; this encodes MGQQKKAAAKNYQVRISNNALKNIDEITGYIAFINNQPINAIKIGDKIFNSIDRISANPLAFKECELLRTKSKMYRRAACLSWSIIYRVKPGEVLILGIIHQSRRPVNLLPLKKLK
- a CDS encoding MBOAT family O-acyltransferase, which encodes MLFNSISFAIFLPIVFAIYWFLGNKGLRSQNIFLLAASYYFYSCWDWRFLFLLIFSTLLDYFTGLKMEQAQNEKLKRFWFWLSISVNLGFLGIFKYYNFFITSFTEALSNLGLHVSPWTLKVILPVGISFYTFHGLSYVIDIYKNKIKAERNFIDYALFVSFFPLLVAGPIERATHLLPQIQQKRTFNYKQAVDGLRQILWGLFKKIVIADQCAEYANLIFNNSADYSGSTLVLGAIFFAFQIYGDFSGYSDIALGTARLFGIELLRNFAFPYFSRDIAEFWRRWHISLSTWFRDYLYIPLGGSKGGVLMKVRNTFIIFLVSGFWHGANWTFIVWGLLNALYIMPSIIFNTNRNNLDVIAQGKIFPSIKELLLMMFTFSLTVLAWIFFRAENLSHALRYVKDIFTKSLFKIPYFEGIGLIVPFLLFLILFIIIEWSQRNHQYALQYLGFRWPVALRWFFYFCLILSTYYFSSIGSNQQFIYFQF